A section of the Methanoregula formicica SMSP genome encodes:
- a CDS encoding type IV pilin, producing the protein MAFTKNDEAVSPVIGVILMVAITVILAAVIAAFVFGMAGNVQKTKVISTTVQRTASGVTVKYMGGADANSFTHGIVTIDGATDYGNSSGTINANSNILGNTLGSFVNATTTSKPARVMVIGKFSDGSDQILQDTNV; encoded by the coding sequence ATGGCATTTACCAAGAATGATGAAGCAGTATCACCGGTCATCGGCGTTATCCTGATGGTCGCCATCACGGTGATCCTTGCGGCAGTTATCGCCGCGTTTGTGTTCGGCATGGCCGGGAATGTGCAGAAGACCAAGGTTATTTCGACCACAGTACAGCGCACTGCAAGTGGCGTTACTGTTAAGTACATGGGCGGAGCAGATGCGAACTCGTTCACCCATGGAATTGTTACCATTGATGGTGCAACAGACTATGGCAATTCATCGGGTACGATTAATGCAAATAGCAATATCCTCGGGAACACCCTTGGATCCTTTGTCAACGCGACCACTACATCAAAACCAGCCCGGGTTATGGTTATTGGAAAGTTCAGCGACGGGTCAGACCAGATCCTCCAAGATACCAACGTATAA
- a CDS encoding KUP/HAK/KT family potassium transporter — translation MSGDSFAMPDIVKSMGLVFGDIGTSPIYALTAIFLLIPPTPENVMGILSLIIWTLTILVTVEYTYLAMHLGKKGEGGTIVLKETLLPLLKSGNQVAFVTLLAIIGISLFIGDGVITPAISILSAVEGILLIPGFEATPQTWLMIIAGVIAICLFSFQSRGTERVAWTFGPVMLLWFIALAGFGLMALISSPSVLLALNPLLGISYVLNHGLEGFLILSSVILCATGSEALFADMGHLGREPIIRAWYFVFIALALNYLGQGAFAMTHPEAKNILFEMVFANLQIVYIPFLILSIAATVIASQAMISGIFSIVYQGITTRIMPLLRIEYTSPQLRSQIYIDVMNWMLLFAVLFVILIFRSSNNLTLAYGLAVAGDMAITGILITMIMFHRGEIIRTLLAAGILMINFAFLVATFHKIPYGGYISLLIAVIPFCVIMIYVNGQKRLADALSPVPLDEFLPKFTQTYKTVNRISGSALFFARDFRKLPQYIPRIMFTNNIVYDDNIIISIIRTEQPFGVTWGFTRELTPGLSIFEIYLGYMEIADIGHILKEAEIDEKTIFYGMEDIVTVHVVWRIFAILKKLSPSMVQFYKLPSDRIHGVVTRVEM, via the coding sequence ATGTCCGGGGACTCTTTTGCCATGCCCGATATCGTCAAATCGATGGGGCTGGTATTCGGTGATATCGGCACAAGCCCGATCTATGCCCTGACCGCGATCTTCCTCTTAATTCCCCCGACCCCGGAGAACGTGATGGGGATCCTCTCCCTGATCATCTGGACACTCACCATCCTTGTCACGGTCGAATACACCTACCTTGCCATGCACCTCGGGAAGAAAGGCGAGGGCGGCACGATCGTGCTGAAGGAGACGCTCCTCCCGCTCCTGAAGTCCGGCAACCAGGTGGCATTTGTGACCCTTCTTGCCATCATCGGGATCTCGCTTTTTATCGGGGACGGCGTCATCACGCCGGCCATCAGCATTCTCTCCGCGGTCGAGGGCATCCTGTTGATCCCGGGCTTTGAGGCAACACCCCAGACCTGGCTGATGATCATTGCCGGTGTCATCGCCATCTGTCTCTTCTCGTTCCAGTCCCGGGGCACCGAGAGGGTTGCCTGGACATTCGGCCCGGTGATGCTTCTCTGGTTCATCGCCCTTGCCGGCTTTGGCCTCATGGCACTCATCTCTTCCCCGTCTGTCCTTCTCGCATTAAATCCGCTCCTGGGAATCAGTTACGTTTTGAACCACGGTCTTGAAGGATTCCTCATTCTCTCCTCGGTCATTCTCTGTGCAACCGGAAGCGAGGCCTTGTTTGCCGATATGGGCCACCTTGGCCGGGAACCGATCATCAGGGCATGGTACTTCGTCTTCATCGCCCTTGCCCTGAACTACCTGGGGCAGGGTGCGTTTGCCATGACCCATCCGGAAGCAAAGAATATCCTCTTCGAGATGGTGTTTGCGAACCTGCAGATCGTGTACATCCCGTTTCTGATCCTCAGTATCGCAGCAACGGTCATCGCATCCCAGGCCATGATCTCCGGAATCTTCTCTATCGTGTACCAGGGCATCACCACCCGCATCATGCCGCTGCTCCGGATCGAATACACCTCACCCCAGCTCAGGTCGCAGATCTATATTGATGTCATGAACTGGATGCTCCTCTTTGCGGTCCTTTTCGTTATCCTCATCTTCCGGAGTTCCAACAACCTGACGCTCGCTTATGGTCTTGCCGTTGCCGGGGACATGGCGATCACCGGTATCCTCATCACGATGATTATGTTCCACCGGGGAGAGATTATCAGGACGCTCCTTGCAGCAGGTATCCTGATGATCAATTTCGCCTTCCTTGTCGCCACCTTCCACAAGATTCCCTATGGCGGGTACATCTCCCTCCTGATTGCCGTCATCCCGTTCTGCGTCATCATGATCTATGTCAACGGCCAGAAGCGGCTCGCGGATGCCCTCTCACCGGTGCCGCTGGATGAGTTCCTGCCAAAATTTACCCAGACTTATAAAACAGTCAACCGGATCTCCGGGTCAGCACTCTTCTTTGCGAGGGACTTCCGCAAGCTCCCCCAGTACATCCCCCGGATCATGTTCACGAACAACATCGTATATGATGACAATATTATCATCTCCATCATTCGTACAGAACAGCCCTTCGGCGTCACCTGGGGATTCACCCGGGAACTGACACCGGGGCTCTCCATCTTCGAGATCTATCTCGGGTACATGGAGATTGCAGATATCGGCCATATCTTAAAAGAGGCGGAGATCGACGAGAAGACGATCTTCTACGGCATGGAAGACATTGTCACCGTCCACGTTGTCTGGCGGATATTTGCGATCCTCAAGAAACTCTCCCCGTCCATGGTCCAGTTCTACAAGCTCCCTTCAGACCGGATCCATGGTGTCGTGACACGCGTGGAGATGTAA